CTGATGCAGCCGCTCGGCGTCTGCGCCGGGATCACCCCGTTTAACTTCCCGGCGATGGTGCCGATGTGGATGTTCCCGATTGCGCTGGCGACTGGCAACACCTTCGTGCTGAAGCCGTCGGAAAAAGATCCTTCTCTGGCGCTCGCGCTGGCGCAGCTGCTGAAAGAGGCCGGCCTGCCGGAGGGCGTGTTCAACGTGGTGCAGGGCGATAAGGAGTCCGTTGACGTGCTCCTGACCGACCCACGCGTGCAGGCGGTGAGCTTTGTCGGCTCCACGCCAATTGCGGAATACATTTACCAGACCGCGTCCGCCCACGGAAAGCGCTGCCAGGCGCTGGGCGGCGCGAAAAACCACTGCATTCTCATGCCGGATGCCGACATGGAGATGGCGACTAACGCCATCATGGGCGCGGCCTACGGCGCGGCGGGCGAACGCTGCATGGCGCTCTCGGTGGTGCTGGCGGTGGGGGATAAAACCGCCGATGACCTCTGCGCCCGGCTGGAGAAACAGATTGCCGCGCTGCGCGTCGGGCCGGGCCTGGACCAGTCGCCGGAAAACGAAATGGGGCCGCTCATCTCCTCCGTACACCGCAGCAAGGTGCTGGGCTACATCGACAGCGGCGAGTCGCAGGGAGCGAAACTTCGCGTGGACGGTCGCGGCTTCAGCGTGAAGGGGCACGAGCAGGGCTACTTCGTCGGGCCGACGCTGTTCGATAACGTCACCCCGGAGATGACCATCTATAAAGAAGAGATTTTTGGCCCGGTGCTTTCTGTGGTGCGCGTAGCAGATTACGCCAGCGCGGTGGATCTGATTAACCGCCATGAATATGGTAATGGTTCAGCGATCTTCACCCGCGACGGCGGCTGCGCGCGCCGCTTCTGCGAAGAGGTGCAGGCGGGCATGGTGGGCGTCAACGTGCAGATCCCGGTGCCGATGGCATTCCACAGCTTCGGCGGCTGGAAGCGTTCCATCTTTGGCGCGCTCAACGTTCACGGCAGCGACGGCGTGCGCTTCTACACCCGAATGAAAACCATCACCGCGCGCTGGCCGGAAATGCAGCAGGAGACAGGCGCTGCGTTCTCTATGCCAACGCTGGGCTGACAGGAGGTTTTATGCAAACCGAACGTATGACCATGGCCCAGGCGCTGGTCCGGTTCCTTAATCAACAGTACGTCAGCGTGGACGGTGACGAAACGCCCTTCGTGGAGGGCGTCGCCACCATATTTGGTCACGGCAACGTGCTCGGTATCGGCCAGGCGCTGGAGCAGGACCCGGGCCATCTGCAGGTGATGCAGGGCTGCAACGAGCAGGGTATCGCCCATATGGCGACGGGATTCGCCAAACAGCACCGCCGTCAGTGCATTTTTGCCGTCACCTCCTCCGTCGGGCCGGGCGCCGCCAATATGGTCACGGCGGCGGCCACCGCCACGGCGAACCGCATCCCGCTCCTGCTGCTGCCGGGCGATATCTATGCCAGCCGCCAGCCGGACCCGGTGCTGCAGCAGATCGAGCAGTATCACGATCTCAGCATCAGCACCAACGACTGCTTCCGTCCGGTCTCCCGCTACTGGGACCGCATCAACCGCCCCGAGCAGCTGATGAGCGCGATGCTAAGCGCGATGCGAACGCTTACTGACCCCGCCAATACCGGCGCGGTGACCATCTGCCTGCCGCAGGACGTGCAGGGAGAGGCCTGGGACTACCCGCTGAGCTTCTTCGCGCGTCGCGTGCATCACATCGAACGCCGTCCGCCCGATCCGCAGCGTCTGGCGCAGGCGCGGGCGCTGATCGCCCGCAAGCGTCGTCCGCTGGTGGTGTGCGGCGGCGGCGTGCGCTATTCCGGCGCGCATGAGGCGTTTCGCGAATTTGTCGAAACGCTGCGGCTGCCGTTTGCCGAAACCCAGGCCGGAAAGGGAGCGCTGGTAAGTGACCACCCACTTAACCTGGGCGGCATAGGGGTGACGGGCGGAATGGCCGCCAACCAGCTCGCGCCGCAGGCCGATTTAGTGATTGGCGTCGGCACGCGCCTTACCGATTTTACCACCGGCTCCAAGGCGCTCTTTTCCCACCCGGACGTTGAGTTTCTGCTGCTGAACGTGGCCGAGTTTGACGCCCTGAAGCTGGACGCGACCGCGCTGATTGCCGATGCCCAAACCGGGCTCCAGGCCTTGACCCACGCGCTCGGGGATTACCGCAGCGGCTGGGGAGAGGCGATCGCTCAGGCGAAGTCCGCCTGGCGCGACGAGTGCCGCCGCCTGTGGGATCGCCAGTGGTGTCCTGACGACGCGCCCGAAGTGGCGGGGCACCTGGATGCGCAGCTGGCGGAATACGGCGAGGCGCTTAACACCCGCCTGACCCAGACGCGGGTGCTGGGGCTGATCAACCAGCATGTTGAAGATAACGCCATCGTGGTGGGCGCGGCCGGTTCGCTGCCGGGGGATTTACAGCGCCTCTGGCAGGTCAAAACGCCGGACAGCTATCACCTGGAGTACGGCTACTCCTGCATGGGCTACGAGATTGCGGCGGCCATCGGCGCGAAGCTCGCCAGACCCGAGCAGCCGGTGTACGCCATGGTGGGGGATGGCTCCTACATGATGCTGCACTCCGAGCTGCAAACCGCCGTTCAGGAGGGCATTAAGGTCACCGTTCTGCTGTTTGATAACGCCAGCTTCGGCTGCATTAATAACCTGCAGATGGGGCACGGCATGGGCAGCTTTGGCACCGAAAACCGCCACCGCAACCCGGAAACCGGGCGGCTTGACGGGCCGCTGGTGAAGGTCGACTTTGCGCAAAACGCGGAAAGCTACGGCTGCCGCGCGTGGCGGGTGAACGATGAGCAAAGCCTGCTGGCGGCGCTGGAGGCGTCGCGGGCGCATCCCGGCCCGACGCTGCTGGACATCAAGGTGCTGCCGAAGACCATGACCCACGATTACGCCTCCTGGTGGCGAACCGGTGACGCGCAGGTGGCTGAATCTTCTGCCGTGCGTGAGGCCGCTGAGCAAACGCAGGCGCAGGTGAAAAAAGCCCGTCAGTATTAAGTTTTCCTGCCGTAACGAAATTTTCATTTCATTTTCCCCTCACCCTAACCCTCTCCCCAAAGGGGAGAGGGGATAGTTTGGTG
This region of Enterobacter asburiae genomic DNA includes:
- a CDS encoding CoA-acylating methylmalonate-semialdehyde dehydrogenase, with translation METVANFIHGECVTGSGQRVQAIFNPATGEQIRQVVMSTAQETEQAIAAAQQAFPAWARHAPLKRARVMFRFKALLEENMERLARIISEEHGKVFSDAVGELTRGLEVVEFACGIPHLQKGEHSANVGTGVDSHSLMQPLGVCAGITPFNFPAMVPMWMFPIALATGNTFVLKPSEKDPSLALALAQLLKEAGLPEGVFNVVQGDKESVDVLLTDPRVQAVSFVGSTPIAEYIYQTASAHGKRCQALGGAKNHCILMPDADMEMATNAIMGAAYGAAGERCMALSVVLAVGDKTADDLCARLEKQIAALRVGPGLDQSPENEMGPLISSVHRSKVLGYIDSGESQGAKLRVDGRGFSVKGHEQGYFVGPTLFDNVTPEMTIYKEEIFGPVLSVVRVADYASAVDLINRHEYGNGSAIFTRDGGCARRFCEEVQAGMVGVNVQIPVPMAFHSFGGWKRSIFGALNVHGSDGVRFYTRMKTITARWPEMQQETGAAFSMPTLG
- the iolD gene encoding 3D-(3,5/4)-trihydroxycyclohexane-1,2-dione acylhydrolase (decyclizing) — protein: MQTERMTMAQALVRFLNQQYVSVDGDETPFVEGVATIFGHGNVLGIGQALEQDPGHLQVMQGCNEQGIAHMATGFAKQHRRQCIFAVTSSVGPGAANMVTAAATATANRIPLLLLPGDIYASRQPDPVLQQIEQYHDLSISTNDCFRPVSRYWDRINRPEQLMSAMLSAMRTLTDPANTGAVTICLPQDVQGEAWDYPLSFFARRVHHIERRPPDPQRLAQARALIARKRRPLVVCGGGVRYSGAHEAFREFVETLRLPFAETQAGKGALVSDHPLNLGGIGVTGGMAANQLAPQADLVIGVGTRLTDFTTGSKALFSHPDVEFLLLNVAEFDALKLDATALIADAQTGLQALTHALGDYRSGWGEAIAQAKSAWRDECRRLWDRQWCPDDAPEVAGHLDAQLAEYGEALNTRLTQTRVLGLINQHVEDNAIVVGAAGSLPGDLQRLWQVKTPDSYHLEYGYSCMGYEIAAAIGAKLARPEQPVYAMVGDGSYMMLHSELQTAVQEGIKVTVLLFDNASFGCINNLQMGHGMGSFGTENRHRNPETGRLDGPLVKVDFAQNAESYGCRAWRVNDEQSLLAALEASRAHPGPTLLDIKVLPKTMTHDYASWWRTGDAQVAESSAVREAAEQTQAQVKKARQY